The proteins below come from a single Chelmon rostratus isolate fCheRos1 chromosome 10, fCheRos1.pri, whole genome shotgun sequence genomic window:
- the LOC121612231 gene encoding cytosolic sulfotransferase 3-like: protein MSADPDKMDFPRSELFDFHGVSMIHYFTDNWENVQNFQARPDDILIATYPKAGTTWVSYILDLLYFGQTAPERQTSIPIYERVPFLEIVKSAEETGVELANNLPTSPRLIKTHFPVQFVPKSFWEQNCRMIYVARNAKDNVVSYFHFERMNKAQPDPGDWSSYLHRFKEGKIVFGPWYDHVNGWWKKKQTYSNLHYMFFEDMVEDTGREIDKLCCFLGLSHSVEEKKQIASGVQFDNMKKNDMANYSTVPAMDFKISPFMRKGKVGDWKNHFTVAQSEEFDEDYKKKMKDPTLQFRTVV, encoded by the exons GACAACTGGGAGAACGTTCAAAACTTTCAAGCCAGGCCAGATGATATACTTATTGCAACATACCCCAAAGCTG GAACCACATGGGTCTCCTACATCCTTGACCTGCTGTATTTTGGCCAGACAGCCCCAGAGCGTCAGACATCCATCCCAATTTATGAAAGAGTACCTTTCTTGGAGATTGTGAAGTCAGCTGAGGAAACAG GAGTTGAACTGGCGAACAACCTTCCCACCTCTCCACGGctcattaaaactcattttccagtccagtttgtgcCGAAGTCCTTTTGGGAGCAAAACTGCAGG aTGATCTACGTGGCCCGCAATGCCAAAGACAACGTGgtctcttattttcattttgagcGCATGAACAAGGCTCAGCCAGATCCTGGAGACTGGAGCAGCTACCTCCACAGATTCAAAGAGGGAAAGA ttgtgtttggACCCTGGTATGACCATGTGAACGGctggtggaagaagaaacagacttACTCAAACCTCCATTACATGTTCTTTGAAGATATGGTTGAA GATACTGGACGGGAAATAGACaaactctgctgttttcttggtttgtctcattcagtggaggagaagaaacaaattGCAAGTGGAGTGCAGTTTGATAACATGAAAAAGAACGACATGGCCAACTATTCTACTGTCCCAGCTATGGATTTCAAAATATCTCCTTTCATGAGAAAAG GGAAGGTTGGTGACTGGAAGAACCATTTCACTGTGGCCCAGAGTGAAGAGTTTGATGAAGACtacaagaagaagatgaaggatcCTACACTTCAGTTTCGCACTGTCGTCTGA